The Salinibaculum sp. SYNS191 genome has a window encoding:
- a CDS encoding glycosyltransferase family 2 protein, whose translation MSDDVTVVVPAYNEAGRIGSTVREFVERYPVVVVDDGSTDGTAAEARAEGATVIEQPENRGYIAALQRGFRAASSEVVVTFDADGEHCPRDIPKLVEPILADDKDLVLGARQTIPRPSERLLNRLARLRVDVSDSGTGFRALRRSLAVDLELDTACTCGTFVLEAAANGARIGEVSTETRSVAKPRGIAWKHGRQLFHVVRYLVR comes from the coding sequence ATGAGCGACGACGTCACGGTAGTCGTTCCGGCGTACAACGAGGCCGGGCGTATCGGTTCCACCGTTCGCGAATTCGTCGAGCGCTATCCGGTCGTCGTTGTCGACGACGGTTCGACCGACGGGACGGCCGCCGAAGCCCGTGCCGAAGGCGCGACCGTCATCGAGCAACCGGAGAATCGGGGATACATCGCCGCGCTGCAACGTGGGTTTCGGGCGGCATCCTCCGAGGTCGTCGTCACCTTCGACGCCGACGGCGAACATTGCCCGCGGGACATTCCGAAACTGGTCGAGCCAATCCTGGCTGACGACAAAGACCTGGTACTGGGTGCCAGACAAACGATTCCCCGGCCCTCCGAGCGGCTTCTGAACAGACTTGCCCGGTTGCGAGTCGACGTCAGCGACTCCGGGACTGGCTTCCGCGCGCTCCGTCGCTCTCTGGCCGTAGACCTGGAACTCGATACAGCGTGCACCTGTGGGACCTTCGTCCTGGAGGCCGCAGCGAACGGTGCCCGCATCGGCGAAGTGAGCACAGAGACCCGCTCGGTCGCGAAACCGCGCGGCATCGCCTGGAAACACGGCCGACAACTGTTCCACGTCGTCCGCTATTTGGTTCGCTGA
- a CDS encoding type IV pilin N-terminal domain-containing protein, producing the protein MKLQQLRNDDDAVSPVIGVILMVAITVILAAVIATFVLGLGDQVSDTAPQASFDFEENSTNVTITHAGGATLSNSTIKVQLNGTAQGAKWSGGVSEISAGASTTISSSGNDEIRITWENDAGTDSATLRTYTASS; encoded by the coding sequence ATGAAGCTACAACAACTTCGCAACGACGATGATGCAGTGAGCCCGGTTATCGGGGTCATCCTCATGGTCGCCATTACCGTCATCCTGGCGGCCGTGATTGCAACGTTCGTCCTCGGTCTCGGTGACCAGGTGAGTGATACAGCCCCGCAAGCGAGTTTTGACTTCGAGGAGAACAGTACCAATGTAACAATTACCCATGCAGGCGGGGCGACCTTGTCCAATTCGACTATCAAGGTGCAACTGAACGGAACCGCCCAGGGAGCGAAATGGAGTGGAGGCGTGTCAGAAATATCAGCAGGAGCGTCAACAACGATCAGTTCCAGTGGTAATGATGAGATTCGAATTACGTGGGAAAACGATGCTGGAACTGACTCAGCTACGCTACGAACCTACACAGCGTCCAGCTAA
- a CDS encoding ATP-binding protein, giving the protein MRDRLTGSTRKPSVEWLLVSDGTEDTSIRYLVGTTEDSLQENLERILRTGLPNTYELTTVEWHPANIERLTETPPSTDLYTREPETQAPAETPTDQQSAAVTRPVAGVQFKGRTERAKDWQTPLTPFEELRTPRKAYRAETGSERLPLTTLIETMRDTRLPMVYQVLARPHGDWTPAAEQSQLELKDGTESFSGKLYEALSPRTAEERRAYEPTAANQQRLEELTDRETRRSFQVTARAVILGKSGDHPPKTVADGLATALSPLSGTTHRVDGDVRVDPDGSAGEGSALFDALCARHHEPIEYDRRWNRLRRRFSSPGVLVAPSELPGFCLVDGSALTPTGTRAIGVRHAERTGIPLPPPGQLARYRQPGMALVQPLSSDRQPIDQPLVLPPRYQPRHQVVVGDTGSGKSVLTVTAKLSNHLATEGPSILFDTKGSGTAIEYLQAHYRTEGSFENVYYFDLTRVLPAFSFFDIRPLLASGLPREEARSRKTGHYEEILRGVLPAGTYDSATESTKVIRNHLRALYDPVHGDDIFTHADLYETLQRTQGTETPPSVSESTFQTYFTGLLERDRDVFTKVLGGALSRVETIATDGRLAPLFDHVPSNEDDGTAASFDFADIINEDAVVIFDFGGMESQVNRTLTLVLLSNLWTALKARAEATPADAETPQVNLYLEEARDVADTELVDTLLSQGRSFNLSVMLGVQFLEQLDSPDPDNDTYREALNETATFVVGNVAVDRHLSSALATESMPPAAVERRLAALRRGEWLVRPGAGFGESVVRPFLGKSLPAPPGHPASDEPLTGIEIEGFERACERLASRTEEQAGISLGEASTPDAHSAGLDSESEGTDESEDTGETRLDSLLPFTQRLPECLRYDVETNALHCRACESRHSSTVQGLIQAVECCHSIDAVDVDDIPICELNLTLSPEEVAASAYSPRQLAFLQVVYNVQQRRYDPPEFDLLRDSMVRVEEYTGIDPDEIEQLVEDGLVTHNTDRPHRLYSVRPAGRKEICESHRLGIAYGHGVGDLDESTEHVLGIEVVVRWLKQTYAENPDSAVVRVVPYYDLQEGTIDAEAFFGDGSDIDGAAEGFEHHRLDVVGLDADGEIVVTVEVERINNDAARAVPADFDKMAACNPEEAIWVSMSHTEAHAILAALNEPLEGEPRVEKTYAETSPASAFRIDEPGFTDIYTLEQLREEVLADED; this is encoded by the coding sequence TTGCGAGACCGCCTCACCGGGTCGACTCGGAAACCAAGTGTCGAGTGGCTGCTGGTCTCGGATGGAACGGAAGATACGAGCATTCGCTATCTCGTCGGGACGACCGAAGACTCACTCCAAGAAAACCTCGAACGGATTTTGCGAACCGGTCTGCCGAACACCTACGAACTCACGACGGTCGAGTGGCATCCAGCCAACATCGAGCGCCTGACGGAGACACCCCCCAGCACCGACCTCTACACGCGAGAGCCGGAAACACAAGCGCCAGCAGAGACACCGACGGACCAACAATCAGCAGCAGTCACACGGCCGGTCGCCGGTGTCCAGTTCAAGGGCCGGACAGAGCGGGCGAAAGACTGGCAGACGCCGCTTACGCCCTTCGAGGAGTTACGCACCCCACGGAAGGCCTACAGGGCCGAGACGGGCTCGGAGCGACTGCCGCTGACGACGCTCATCGAGACGATGAGAGACACGCGGCTGCCCATGGTCTATCAGGTCCTCGCGCGACCGCATGGAGACTGGACGCCAGCGGCCGAGCAGTCCCAGCTCGAACTGAAAGACGGCACGGAGAGTTTCTCCGGAAAACTCTATGAAGCGCTGTCACCCCGGACAGCCGAGGAGCGACGCGCATACGAACCAACGGCCGCCAATCAACAGCGCTTAGAGGAACTTACAGACCGCGAGACACGCCGAAGCTTCCAGGTGACTGCCCGGGCAGTGATACTCGGAAAGAGTGGCGACCATCCACCGAAGACTGTTGCTGATGGACTCGCCACCGCGTTGAGCCCGCTCAGTGGGACGACCCATCGCGTCGATGGTGACGTCCGTGTCGATCCAGATGGGAGTGCCGGCGAAGGGAGTGCACTCTTCGACGCGCTCTGTGCACGCCACCACGAACCGATCGAGTACGACCGCAGGTGGAATCGGCTTCGCCGACGATTTTCGAGTCCGGGCGTACTCGTCGCACCGAGTGAACTCCCCGGGTTCTGTCTCGTCGACGGCAGTGCACTCACGCCGACGGGAACGCGCGCTATCGGCGTTCGCCACGCCGAGCGGACCGGAATTCCGCTTCCCCCGCCCGGGCAACTCGCTCGCTATCGACAGCCGGGAATGGCTCTCGTGCAACCGCTATCGAGCGACCGCCAACCGATCGACCAGCCACTTGTCCTCCCGCCGCGCTACCAGCCCCGCCATCAGGTCGTCGTGGGTGATACAGGCTCGGGCAAATCCGTCCTGACTGTGACGGCGAAGCTGTCGAATCACCTCGCGACCGAGGGCCCTTCGATTCTCTTCGATACCAAAGGCAGTGGCACGGCCATCGAGTACCTCCAGGCACACTATCGGACCGAGGGTTCCTTCGAGAACGTCTATTATTTCGATCTCACGCGTGTCTTGCCAGCGTTTTCTTTCTTCGATATCAGGCCGCTGTTGGCGTCGGGACTGCCCCGTGAGGAAGCACGCTCGCGAAAGACCGGGCATTACGAGGAGATTCTCCGCGGGGTACTGCCAGCCGGAACCTACGACAGCGCCACGGAATCGACGAAGGTGATTCGCAATCACCTCCGCGCGCTCTATGACCCCGTCCACGGTGACGACATATTCACTCACGCAGACCTCTACGAGACACTGCAGCGAACCCAGGGGACAGAAACGCCACCCTCAGTCTCGGAATCGACGTTCCAGACCTACTTTACGGGGTTGCTCGAACGCGACCGCGACGTCTTTACGAAGGTGCTGGGCGGGGCCCTCTCGCGCGTCGAGACGATTGCAACAGATGGCCGTCTCGCCCCGTTGTTCGATCACGTGCCATCGAACGAAGACGACGGGACTGCTGCCAGCTTCGATTTCGCCGACATCATCAACGAGGACGCCGTCGTCATCTTCGATTTCGGCGGGATGGAAAGCCAGGTTAACCGAACGCTGACGCTCGTCTTGCTCTCGAATCTCTGGACGGCGCTCAAAGCCCGCGCGGAAGCAACGCCCGCCGATGCCGAAACCCCACAGGTGAACCTCTATCTCGAAGAGGCCAGAGACGTTGCCGATACGGAACTCGTCGATACGCTGCTCTCCCAGGGCCGGAGTTTCAATCTGTCCGTGATGCTCGGCGTGCAGTTTCTCGAACAGCTCGATTCGCCTGATCCCGACAACGACACCTATCGCGAGGCACTCAACGAAACGGCCACGTTCGTCGTCGGTAACGTCGCCGTCGACCGACACCTCTCGAGCGCACTCGCAACGGAGTCGATGCCGCCCGCGGCTGTCGAGCGGCGTCTCGCTGCACTTCGTCGTGGAGAATGGCTCGTCCGGCCGGGCGCTGGCTTTGGCGAATCTGTCGTGCGCCCGTTCCTCGGGAAGTCTCTGCCGGCGCCGCCCGGCCACCCCGCAAGCGACGAGCCACTCACAGGCATCGAGATCGAGGGCTTCGAACGAGCCTGTGAGCGACTCGCATCCCGAACCGAAGAACAGGCGGGTATTTCGCTTGGCGAGGCGAGTACGCCCGATGCGCACTCGGCAGGCCTCGACAGCGAGAGCGAGGGCACAGACGAAAGTGAAGACACTGGTGAGACACGTCTCGATAGTCTCCTTCCGTTTACCCAGCGCCTGCCCGAGTGTCTCCGCTACGATGTGGAGACGAACGCGCTCCACTGTCGAGCCTGCGAGTCGCGCCACAGCAGCACGGTCCAGGGATTGATCCAGGCCGTAGAGTGCTGTCACTCGATCGATGCCGTCGACGTCGATGACATCCCGATCTGTGAGTTGAATCTCACGCTCTCCCCAGAGGAGGTTGCAGCCTCGGCGTATTCCCCACGGCAGTTGGCCTTTCTGCAGGTGGTGTACAACGTCCAGCAACGACGCTACGACCCACCGGAGTTCGACTTGCTCCGGGACTCGATGGTCCGCGTCGAGGAGTATACGGGTATCGACCCGGACGAAATCGAGCAACTGGTCGAGGATGGCCTGGTGACGCACAATACTGACCGCCCCCATCGGCTGTATTCGGTGCGGCCCGCAGGACGCAAAGAGATCTGTGAATCACACCGCCTTGGCATTGCCTATGGCCACGGTGTGGGCGATCTCGATGAATCGACCGAGCACGTCCTGGGTATCGAGGTGGTCGTGCGCTGGCTGAAACAGACGTATGCCGAGAATCCCGATTCCGCTGTCGTCCGCGTCGTCCCGTATTATGATCTGCAGGAGGGAACGATCGACGCGGAGGCGTTCTTCGGCGACGGCTCTGATATTGACGGGGCCGCCGAGGGCTTCGAACACCACCGTCTCGATGTCGTCGGGCTCGATGCAGATGGCGAAATCGTCGTCACGGTCGAAGTCGAGCGAATCAACAACGATGCAGCCCGCGCGGTGCCCGCAGATTTCGATAAGATGGCTGCGTGCAATCCTGAGGAGGCAATCTGGGTCTCGATGTCGCACACAGAGGCACACGCGATTCTCGCTGCGCTGAACGAGCCACTGGAGGGCGAACCCCGCGTCGAAAAAACCTACGCCGAGACATCGCCCGCGAGTGCCTTCCGAATCGACGAACCCGGGTTCACCGATATCTACACCCTCGAACAACTGCGTGAAGAAGTGCTCGCAGATGAAGACTGA
- a CDS encoding NEW3 domain-containing protein: MKRNHILTALLVVALVAPAASAATTQVQPQADTPDAAATTGEASSSQSGQAPTNYTRLYVEDNYRSLELKPGEETSFDVTVANEDEEAVTINPHLYVPPVGQQPVKSEWVSFSEDEVTLESGGETTITVDISVPEDADLGNYHGMIAMTDEMISYPGTPQRPVHAATFSVDVYEEPTVSIVDGQHMHTQIQADESYTHSIVIENTGEQAVPVDPTVNRERGYRVPPTETASFERSWMEIDAPSEIPAGETATVTVTVTPPADAAVGDYDVELNLGLKDPARTDQSEYWQQVGLGFQVWDQPEEPFTTSFDVSEETSTLTLKLDAPMGRAASADGASFDVSFVTPNGTTVDAERVSTTNSGHVDLADERAADDGSAYGTHGGDQTFTYRVEDPEAGEWTAEIMPENAIEFGYDIVRDES, translated from the coding sequence ATGAAACGAAATCACATCCTCACGGCCCTCCTCGTGGTCGCCCTGGTGGCACCAGCCGCCAGTGCAGCCACGACCCAGGTACAGCCACAGGCAGACACACCAGACGCAGCTGCGACCACCGGCGAAGCGAGTAGCAGTCAGAGCGGACAGGCACCGACGAATTACACCCGCCTGTACGTCGAAGACAACTACCGGAGTCTCGAACTGAAACCCGGTGAGGAGACGTCGTTCGACGTGACCGTTGCGAACGAAGACGAGGAAGCAGTCACCATCAACCCACATCTGTACGTCCCTCCCGTCGGGCAACAGCCCGTCAAGTCGGAGTGGGTGAGCTTCAGCGAAGACGAGGTGACGCTCGAATCTGGCGGAGAGACGACCATCACGGTCGACATCTCGGTCCCCGAGGACGCTGACCTCGGCAACTACCACGGGATGATCGCGATGACCGACGAGATGATTTCTTACCCCGGGACGCCACAGCGACCCGTTCACGCTGCCACGTTCTCGGTCGACGTCTACGAGGAGCCGACCGTCTCCATCGTCGACGGCCAGCACATGCACACGCAGATTCAGGCCGACGAGAGCTACACGCACTCCATCGTCATCGAGAACACCGGCGAGCAGGCCGTGCCCGTCGACCCCACGGTGAACAGAGAGCGTGGCTACCGCGTCCCGCCGACGGAGACGGCGTCGTTCGAGCGGTCCTGGATGGAAATCGACGCCCCCAGTGAGATTCCCGCTGGCGAGACGGCGACCGTCACCGTCACGGTGACGCCCCCGGCCGACGCAGCGGTCGGCGACTACGACGTCGAACTCAACCTCGGCCTGAAGGACCCGGCCCGGACGGACCAGAGTGAGTACTGGCAGCAGGTGGGTCTCGGCTTCCAGGTCTGGGACCAGCCCGAAGAGCCGTTCACCACCTCGTTCGACGTGAGCGAGGAGACCTCGACGCTGACCCTGAAGCTCGACGCGCCGATGGGCCGCGCGGCCAGCGCTGACGGTGCGAGTTTCGACGTCTCCTTCGTCACGCCGAATGGCACGACTGTCGACGCGGAGCGCGTCAGCACGACCAACAGCGGGCACGTCGACCTCGCCGACGAGCGAGCAGCCGACGACGGCTCTGCCTACGGCACGCACGGCGGCGACCAGACGTTCACCTACCGCGTCGAAGACCCCGAAGCCGGTGAGTGGACCGCGGAGATCATGCCGGAGAACGCCATCGAGTTCGGCTACGACATCGTCCGCGACGAATCCTGA
- a CDS encoding type IV pilin N-terminal domain-containing protein: MQLRNTLRELYSGEDRAVSPVIGVILMVAITVILAAVIASFVLGLGPSEAAPSAQFEFEENTSSNNNLAVEIAHQSGDKIDASTLYTRGSLINSSSEIPWSNSTGSPGAFWDKSFSGSEIGSGDSITVNVSDSWELSVVWEKGDQSSELASQSS; encoded by the coding sequence ATGCAGTTACGTAATACACTCCGGGAGTTGTACAGCGGGGAAGATAGGGCAGTCAGTCCGGTTATTGGTGTAATCCTTATGGTCGCCATTACCGTTATTCTGGCGGCGGTCATCGCGTCATTCGTGCTCGGACTAGGGCCGAGTGAAGCCGCGCCGAGTGCGCAATTTGAATTTGAGGAAAACACCTCAAGCAATAACAATCTTGCTGTTGAGATAGCACACCAGTCAGGTGATAAAATTGATGCTAGTACCCTATACACTCGGGGCAGTCTTATTAATAGCAGCAGTGAGATACCGTGGTCCAACAGTACTGGATCGCCGGGGGCATTTTGGGATAAGAGCTTCTCGGGTAGCGAGATAGGTTCAGGCGACTCAATCACGGTTAACGTCAGTGATAGCTGGGAACTCTCTGTCGTCTGGGAGAAAGGCGACCAATCCAGTGAACTGGCCTCACAGAGCAGCTAA